The proteins below come from a single Burkholderia humptydooensis genomic window:
- a CDS encoding tyrosine-type recombinase/integrase — MPLTDIQVRNAKASAAPYKLTDGNGMFLLVQPNGAKYWRLSYRFLGKQKTLALGVYPAVTLATARKKRDEAREQIAAGVDPGEAKKEARRAAEIAAANSFEAVAREWFDSQRPGWSDGYAEKVLNSLEVDVFPKIGPRPIAEIDSPQMLSIVREVEARGVRETAKRILQRSRAVFQYGIMTGRCSRNPAADIDAQTVLKKGPGVQHMARVKATEIPQLMRDIDAYQGDLVTRLALRLMALTFVRTTEMIRAEWSEFDEAAAEWRVPPERMKMRDPHIVPLSRQALDVLAQLRALNGQHRFVFYSVQGRSHISNNTMLYALYRMGYKSRMTGHGFRGLAATALRELGFGRDVVERQMAHAERNQVTAAYVHAEYLPERRRMMQAWADHLDRLKSGAEIIPIAAAS, encoded by the coding sequence ATGCCTCTCACTGACATACAGGTACGGAACGCAAAGGCCAGCGCCGCACCGTACAAACTCACGGACGGCAACGGGATGTTCTTGCTCGTCCAACCGAACGGCGCGAAGTACTGGCGCTTGTCCTACCGCTTCCTTGGCAAGCAGAAGACGCTCGCCCTCGGCGTGTATCCGGCCGTCACGCTCGCGACGGCACGGAAGAAGCGCGACGAGGCACGCGAGCAGATCGCGGCCGGCGTCGATCCGGGCGAAGCAAAGAAGGAAGCCAGACGGGCGGCCGAGATCGCAGCGGCCAACTCGTTCGAAGCGGTAGCCCGCGAGTGGTTCGACTCTCAGCGTCCGGGCTGGAGCGACGGCTACGCGGAGAAGGTGCTGAATTCGCTTGAGGTCGACGTGTTCCCGAAGATCGGCCCTCGCCCGATCGCGGAGATCGACTCGCCGCAGATGCTCAGCATCGTTCGCGAGGTTGAGGCGCGCGGGGTGCGCGAGACAGCAAAGCGGATTCTCCAGCGCTCTCGCGCGGTCTTCCAGTACGGAATCATGACCGGGCGATGCTCCAGGAATCCGGCGGCCGACATCGACGCGCAGACAGTGTTGAAGAAAGGTCCGGGCGTACAGCACATGGCCCGCGTGAAGGCGACGGAGATCCCGCAACTCATGCGCGACATCGACGCCTACCAAGGTGATCTAGTTACCCGGCTCGCGCTCCGCCTGATGGCACTGACCTTCGTGCGGACAACGGAAATGATCCGTGCCGAGTGGTCGGAGTTTGATGAGGCCGCCGCAGAATGGCGTGTTCCACCTGAACGCATGAAGATGCGCGACCCGCACATCGTGCCGCTATCGCGGCAGGCGCTCGACGTGCTCGCCCAGCTCCGCGCGCTCAACGGCCAGCATCGATTCGTGTTCTACAGCGTGCAAGGCCGGAGCCACATTTCGAACAACACCATGCTCTATGCGCTCTATCGCATGGGCTACAAGTCGCGAATGACGGGGCACGGGTTTCGCGGGCTGGCGGCGACAGCTCTGCGTGAACTCGGCTTCGGGCGGGACGTTGTAGAGCGCCAGATGGCACACGCCGAACGGAATCAAGTGACGGCCGCCTACGTCCACGCCGAATACCTGCCGGAGCGCAGACGAATGATGCAGGCGTGGGCCGATCACCTCGATAGGCTGAAATCCGGTGCAGAAATCATCCCGATTGCAGCCGCGAGTTAG
- a CDS encoding DUF927 domain-containing protein, producing MSEFERASVALGYVPADDRDTWRQAGMALKAEFGEEGFALWNEWSQGAQNYNAKDACDVWKSFKGGKITINTLFHLAKQGGFDPRAHRAKSIDPAQRERQHAERAAREAAELAALTEKQQAASALAESIWSAAEPAPVDHPYLVRKRIPADALRVYRGNLSIGTAACDSALVIPARDADGTLWTLEFILTDGQKRYLPNGRKAGCFSLIGDAVSSVLLIGEGYATCATLAAATGYPVAVAFDTGNLYAVATALRGQYPDARIVVCADDDHTTNGNPGVTKARAAADAVGGAVAVPDFGPNRPAAGTDFNDLAAHLGPDAVAAAVRAVLAVDGSPDIAKGPASPTTCKPAKRPKTARAQDGTWRFEVDDEGVWYHGFNNQGDPLPPHWVSTRIDVIAETRNEMNSEWGYLLEFTDRDGILKRWAVPAGLFAGDGTELRRMLLDMGVKLGVAQIARTQIANYVQMAQPDERVRCVPRVGWHHGAFVLPDRVIGTGKEALIYQADTPIQSQFKERGTLGDWRREVAAYCVGNSRLLFCVATAFAGPLLHFSGLQSGGFHLLGTTSKGKSTGGVIAASVFGSPDYVRSWKATDNALEAVATQHSDALLILDEIGQVEPRLVGDVIYMLANESGKARASRSGSAKPVLTWRLLFLSNGEKSVSALMAEGNKPMKGGIEVRLPAIPAEVGEMGVVEKLHGFPTPAALIEHLERHAGMHYGTAGPAFIEWASSQAGELAEHLRMRVDELVGQWVPDGAHSQVARVAKRFCLDAVAGELATAHGLTGWPQGEAVEAARRCFEGWLELRGGTGNSDEAEAVRQVQHFLAAHGDNRFVWMNRAQDDHRPNVPHRAGFKQHVKRDERRTPIASDREYYAEFGGKMSADDAESVETEYLIEAAVFRKDVCAGFDHKIVAKALMKRGVLMPRSDGYPYRQEYIPGHGKFMVYRVLPSIFTLEL from the coding sequence ATGTCCGAATTCGAGCGGGCAAGTGTCGCGCTCGGCTATGTTCCGGCCGACGACCGAGACACGTGGCGTCAGGCCGGCATGGCGCTCAAGGCCGAGTTCGGCGAAGAGGGTTTCGCCCTCTGGAACGAATGGAGCCAAGGCGCGCAGAACTACAACGCAAAGGACGCCTGCGATGTGTGGAAGTCGTTCAAGGGCGGCAAGATCACCATCAACACGCTGTTCCACCTCGCCAAACAAGGCGGTTTCGATCCGCGCGCGCATCGCGCCAAGTCGATCGACCCAGCACAGCGCGAACGGCAGCACGCCGAACGCGCCGCCCGCGAAGCGGCTGAGCTAGCCGCGCTGACCGAGAAGCAGCAAGCCGCATCGGCGCTCGCCGAATCGATCTGGTCGGCGGCCGAGCCCGCGCCAGTCGATCATCCTTATCTCGTTCGCAAACGCATCCCCGCCGATGCGCTGCGCGTCTATCGTGGCAACCTGAGCATCGGCACGGCCGCGTGCGACAGCGCACTCGTCATTCCTGCACGGGACGCGGACGGCACGTTGTGGACGCTCGAATTCATCCTGACCGACGGGCAGAAACGCTATCTGCCGAATGGCCGCAAGGCGGGCTGTTTCTCGTTGATCGGCGACGCGGTGTCGTCCGTCCTGCTGATCGGCGAGGGGTATGCGACCTGCGCGACGCTCGCGGCGGCGACAGGCTATCCGGTCGCCGTCGCATTCGACACCGGCAACCTGTACGCCGTCGCGACGGCGCTGCGCGGCCAGTATCCGGACGCGCGCATCGTCGTGTGCGCCGACGACGACCACACGACGAACGGCAATCCGGGCGTCACGAAGGCGCGCGCGGCAGCCGACGCGGTAGGCGGCGCGGTGGCCGTTCCCGACTTCGGCCCGAACCGCCCGGCAGCCGGTACGGACTTCAACGACTTGGCCGCCCACCTCGGTCCGGACGCGGTGGCCGCCGCCGTGCGCGCAGTGCTCGCCGTAGACGGCTCGCCGGATATCGCTAAGGGTCCGGCGAGCCCGACGACGTGCAAGCCCGCCAAGCGCCCGAAAACGGCTCGCGCGCAGGATGGTACGTGGCGGTTCGAGGTCGACGACGAAGGCGTTTGGTATCACGGCTTCAACAATCAGGGCGATCCGCTGCCGCCGCATTGGGTCAGCACGCGTATCGACGTGATCGCGGAGACGCGAAACGAGATGAACAGCGAGTGGGGCTACCTGCTCGAATTCACGGACCGCGACGGCATCCTGAAACGGTGGGCGGTGCCGGCCGGCTTGTTTGCCGGCGACGGCACGGAACTGCGCCGCATGCTGCTCGACATGGGCGTGAAGCTCGGTGTCGCGCAAATCGCCCGTACGCAGATCGCGAACTATGTGCAGATGGCGCAGCCGGACGAGCGCGTGCGCTGCGTGCCGCGTGTCGGCTGGCATCACGGCGCATTCGTGCTGCCCGATCGCGTCATCGGCACCGGCAAAGAGGCGTTGATCTATCAGGCCGATACGCCGATCCAGAGCCAGTTCAAGGAGCGCGGCACGCTGGGGGACTGGCGACGCGAGGTCGCGGCCTACTGCGTCGGCAATAGCCGGCTGCTGTTCTGCGTCGCTACCGCCTTCGCTGGTCCGTTGCTGCATTTCTCCGGGCTTCAGTCGGGCGGCTTTCACCTGCTTGGTACAACGTCCAAGGGCAAGTCGACGGGCGGCGTCATCGCTGCGTCCGTGTTCGGCTCGCCGGACTACGTGCGGAGCTGGAAGGCGACCGACAACGCGCTCGAAGCGGTCGCCACGCAGCATAGCGATGCGCTGCTGATCCTTGATGAAATCGGGCAGGTCGAGCCGCGCTTGGTCGGCGATGTGATCTACATGCTCGCGAACGAGTCGGGCAAGGCCCGTGCGTCGCGTAGCGGCTCGGCCAAGCCCGTGCTCACGTGGCGGCTGCTGTTCCTGTCGAACGGCGAAAAGAGCGTGTCCGCGCTGATGGCCGAGGGCAACAAGCCCATGAAAGGCGGTATCGAGGTGCGCTTGCCGGCGATCCCGGCCGAGGTCGGCGAAATGGGTGTCGTGGAAAAACTGCACGGCTTCCCGACGCCGGCCGCGCTGATCGAGCACCTAGAGCGGCACGCAGGCATGCACTACGGCACGGCAGGCCCTGCGTTCATCGAATGGGCGTCGTCGCAGGCCGGCGAGCTGGCCGAGCATCTGCGCATGCGCGTCGACGAGCTGGTCGGGCAATGGGTTCCGGACGGTGCGCATTCGCAGGTCGCGCGCGTCGCCAAGCGCTTCTGCCTCGATGCGGTGGCCGGCGAGCTGGCGACGGCGCACGGGCTGACCGGCTGGCCACAGGGTGAAGCGGTCGAAGCCGCGCGTCGCTGCTTCGAAGGCTGGCTCGAACTGCGCGGCGGCACGGGCAATTCGGACGAGGCCGAAGCCGTGCGGCAGGTACAGCATTTCCTCGCCGCACACGGCGACAACCGTTTCGTGTGGATGAACCGTGCGCAGGACGACCATCGGCCGAACGTGCCGCATCGAGCGGGCTTCAAGCAGCACGTGAAGCGCGACGAGCGGCGCACGCCCATCGCCTCCGATCGTGAGTATTACGCCGAGTTCGGCGGCAAGATGAGCGCCGACGATGCCGAAAGCGTCGAGACGGAATACCTGATCGAAGCGGCCGTGTTTCGCAAGGACGTGTGCGCCGGCTTCGATCACAAGATCGTTGCCAAGGCACTGATGAAGCGCGGCGTGCTGATGCCGCGTAGCGACGGCTATCCGTACCGGCAGGAGTACATCCCCGGTCACGGCAAGTTCATGGTCTATCGCGTGTTGCCGTCCATCTTCACGCTTGAGCTGTGA
- a CDS encoding helix-turn-helix transcriptional regulator: MSAKNTVATPAPVGLPLDGFSRWGDLRPFIPLSRETVRQRELEGRFPRASRLTQRCTVWSNREPHRWMADPLNYRAVDAANQTTEGA, from the coding sequence ATGTCCGCAAAAAACACAGTCGCAACACCTGCCCCGGTTGGACTGCCGCTTGATGGTTTTTCGCGTTGGGGCGATCTCCGTCCTTTCATTCCCTTGTCCCGCGAAACCGTCCGCCAGCGTGAGTTGGAAGGGCGCTTTCCGCGTGCGAGTCGTCTGACGCAGCGTTGCACGGTCTGGTCAAATCGCGAGCCTCATCGCTGGATGGCCGATCCGTTGAACTATCGCGCTGTCGACGCGGCGAACCAGACGACGGAGGGCGCGTAA
- a CDS encoding DNA-binding protein codes for MEDIIPRNVPVGEAMALLAGLLVKCIDEDDFRTAQELMKHELFNSRTLEGVVLYARRKTESALLERINALHEQIAERAEEHEMSRAHLALLEAEQRERQEQAKLERQKAIKPAQAARLSKAKNTKIIEEFNRRRRNGEDFQGRNVCSDIAARFGVTTDHVRKLKRAWLAGLNR; via the coding sequence ATGGAAGACATCATTCCTCGTAATGTCCCGGTTGGTGAGGCGATGGCATTGTTGGCGGGCTTGCTGGTCAAATGTATTGACGAGGATGATTTTCGTACCGCGCAAGAGTTGATGAAGCACGAACTGTTCAACAGTCGTACATTGGAAGGCGTCGTGCTCTACGCGAGGCGTAAAACAGAATCAGCGCTGCTGGAACGAATCAACGCGCTGCATGAGCAGATTGCCGAGCGTGCGGAAGAACACGAAATGTCGCGCGCGCATTTGGCGCTGCTCGAAGCGGAACAGCGAGAACGGCAGGAGCAAGCAAAGCTGGAAAGGCAAAAGGCCATCAAACCGGCTCAGGCGGCGCGGCTCTCGAAAGCGAAGAACACGAAGATCATCGAAGAGTTCAATCGTCGTCGGCGTAACGGAGAAGACTTTCAGGGGCGCAACGTCTGTTCGGACATTGCGGCTCGCTTCGGCGTTACGACGGATCACGTGCGAAAGTTGAAAAGGGCGTGGCTCGCAGGGTTGAACCGGTAA
- a CDS encoding nucleotidyl transferase AbiEii/AbiGii toxin family protein — MIDTLQKSVLEVPVDRPVEALTIALLRDVKHACAQLGAKFVLAGATARDILMWHLHDIRAPVATRDVDVAVCAVSWESHDALIELLVQTQRFRRHSKQQQKLLFKRSAEDYEGELDIVPFGQIEGPPGEIHWPPDGDIVMTVLGFQEAVDTAQPVSIGEGLVVPVVTLPAFVLLKLIAWKDRRLTKNTDSADLLFVLRNYIDAGNIERTYEQATDLLKAANFDVGLAAAGLLGRDVRGLAYPDTRAALRALLQSADAYEALRLDLQARAAMLLGGFIDDSDALLAAFARELLTEENGSRNGTGPQVGSTGARA; from the coding sequence ATGATCGATACCTTGCAAAAGAGCGTGCTTGAAGTTCCTGTCGATCGTCCTGTCGAAGCGCTCACAATCGCGTTACTGCGCGACGTGAAACACGCGTGTGCACAACTCGGTGCGAAATTCGTGCTCGCGGGTGCGACCGCGCGTGACATCCTCATGTGGCATCTGCACGATATCAGAGCCCCCGTCGCCACGCGCGACGTGGACGTCGCTGTGTGCGCTGTTAGTTGGGAGTCCCACGACGCGCTAATCGAACTGTTGGTGCAAACGCAGCGCTTCAGGCGTCATTCCAAACAGCAGCAGAAGCTGCTGTTCAAGCGCAGCGCGGAAGACTACGAAGGTGAGCTCGACATTGTGCCCTTCGGTCAGATCGAGGGCCCGCCGGGCGAGATACACTGGCCCCCAGATGGCGACATCGTGATGACGGTTCTTGGGTTCCAAGAAGCGGTCGATACCGCGCAGCCGGTGAGCATCGGTGAAGGTCTTGTCGTGCCGGTCGTAACGCTGCCGGCGTTCGTGCTGCTCAAGCTCATCGCGTGGAAAGACAGGCGGCTAACGAAAAATACGGACTCCGCGGACCTGCTGTTCGTCCTGCGCAACTACATTGATGCCGGAAATATCGAGCGAACCTACGAGCAGGCGACGGACCTGCTCAAGGCCGCGAACTTTGATGTGGGCTTGGCAGCAGCGGGGCTGCTCGGGCGTGATGTACGGGGACTTGCGTATCCAGACACGCGAGCTGCGCTGCGCGCATTACTGCAATCGGCCGACGCCTATGAAGCACTGCGGCTGGACCTCCAAGCGCGTGCCGCGATGCTACTGGGGGGCTTCATCGATGACTCAGACGCCCTCCTCGCGGCATTCGCGAGAGAGCTTTTGACGGAGGAGAACGGGAGTCGGAACGGCACTGGTCCGCAGGTTGGCTCGACAGGTGCCCGCGCCTGA
- a CDS encoding type IV toxin-antitoxin system AbiEi family antitoxin: MAPPDRLTATEQQALTLACEAFSDATHHYRAAPVTANEKKDLAHARVSASYGADAWVRFTVAGKRFDMPVVINASTRSLGASIIVNRMLSRRAPNDARPLMLVTQHITSRMADDLIAKGIPFLDTAGNAYLHEPEATIMIVGRDKPALNLKNPTSRSTTPKGLRVTFALLTQSGLVHAPYRTIADRSAVALNTVNLAMDDLIYRGLVVHKGARRVIADRRRLIEEWTSLFPTRLRPKLSPCRFTSWTKESNWWSRPEVLDIDARLGGEAGADILTHEIKPASLTIYSHGGITPRLMLNGMLRPDDRGNVEVLETFWPAKAEEGWNLPHREVVHPLLIYSDLITSGDDRNRAVAQTIYDRYLAKERA; this comes from the coding sequence ATGGCTCCCCCTGACCGCCTTACTGCTACCGAACAGCAAGCGCTAACGCTAGCTTGCGAAGCATTTTCTGACGCGACGCACCACTACCGCGCTGCGCCCGTGACTGCAAACGAGAAGAAAGATCTCGCGCATGCTCGGGTTTCGGCAAGCTACGGGGCAGATGCGTGGGTCCGATTTACCGTTGCGGGGAAGCGCTTCGACATGCCAGTGGTGATCAACGCGAGTACCCGTTCGCTAGGCGCAAGTATCATCGTCAACCGCATGCTCTCGCGGCGCGCGCCGAACGATGCGCGCCCACTAATGCTTGTCACACAGCACATAACATCAAGGATGGCGGATGATCTTATAGCAAAGGGCATCCCGTTTCTCGATACAGCGGGCAACGCATATCTCCACGAGCCCGAAGCAACCATCATGATCGTCGGGCGTGACAAACCCGCACTGAACCTCAAGAACCCAACGTCGCGTTCGACGACGCCCAAGGGATTGCGCGTGACCTTCGCGCTCCTGACCCAGTCGGGCCTCGTCCACGCCCCCTATCGTACGATTGCGGATCGCTCGGCTGTTGCCTTGAACACAGTCAACTTGGCGATGGACGACTTGATATACAGAGGACTAGTCGTGCACAAAGGCGCGCGTCGGGTCATTGCCGATCGCCGCCGGCTCATCGAGGAGTGGACGAGTCTATTTCCAACGCGTTTGCGTCCGAAGCTCAGCCCATGTCGCTTTACCAGTTGGACCAAGGAAAGTAATTGGTGGAGCCGACCCGAGGTTCTCGACATCGATGCTCGCTTGGGCGGCGAGGCCGGCGCAGACATCCTGACCCACGAGATCAAGCCCGCGTCGTTGACGATTTACTCTCACGGGGGTATTACGCCGCGCTTGATGCTGAATGGGATGCTTCGGCCTGATGATCGCGGTAACGTCGAAGTACTCGAGACATTTTGGCCGGCCAAGGCGGAAGAAGGTTGGAACCTGCCTCACCGGGAAGTGGTCCATCCACTCCTTATCTATAGCGATCTAATCACATCGGGCGATGACCGGAATCGTGCCGTTGCCCAAACTATTTATGATCGATACCTTGCAAAAGAGCGTGCTTGA
- a CDS encoding recombinase family protein — MSRTFAYARVSTTDQTPANQLREIETAGFAVDKRRVVTESISGSVSADQRPGFAELLLKMEEGDVLIVTKLDRLGRNAMDVRATVEALAERGIRIHCLALGGVDLTSAAGRMTMQVLNAVAEFERDLLIERTQAGIARAKAEGKAMGRPSALTKPQQHEVREQLSAGASVASLARRYGTSRQTIMRVRDAV, encoded by the coding sequence ATGTCGAGAACCTTCGCATATGCACGTGTCAGCACGACCGATCAGACGCCAGCCAACCAACTCCGCGAGATCGAGACAGCCGGCTTCGCTGTCGACAAGCGCCGAGTCGTTACCGAGAGTATCTCGGGTAGCGTTAGTGCAGATCAGCGGCCCGGATTTGCCGAGCTGCTTCTCAAGATGGAAGAAGGCGATGTGTTAATCGTGACGAAGCTCGACCGACTTGGCCGGAATGCGATGGACGTCCGCGCAACTGTTGAAGCTTTGGCAGAACGCGGCATCCGGATTCATTGCCTCGCGCTCGGCGGCGTCGACCTCACCAGCGCGGCCGGACGAATGACGATGCAGGTATTGAACGCCGTTGCCGAATTTGAACGCGACTTGTTGATCGAACGAACGCAAGCCGGGATCGCGAGAGCAAAGGCTGAAGGAAAAGCGATGGGCCGCCCATCCGCACTTACCAAACCGCAGCAGCATGAGGTTCGCGAGCAACTCAGCGCGGGCGCGAGCGTCGCAAGCCTTGCGAGGCGTTATGGCACCAGTCGCCAGACAATCATGCGCGTCCGAGACGCAGTGTGA